In a single window of the Agrobacterium fabrum str. C58 genome:
- a CDS encoding F0F1 ATP synthase subunit delta — MPVAETSQGTSGVAERYASSLFELALEAGTVEAVQVELDKFGALLDESDDLKRLVASPVFSAEDQFKAISAICEKAGIAGLAVNFLKVVANNRRLFAVPGMIRAYRTIAAAHRGEITAEVTSAHALDEAQETELKAALKSVTGKDVAISVTVDPSILGGLIVKVGSRQIDTSLRTKLSTLKLALKEVG, encoded by the coding sequence GTGCCCGTGGCAGAGACCTCCCAGGGAACATCCGGTGTAGCGGAAAGGTATGCGTCGTCGCTTTTCGAGCTTGCTTTGGAAGCGGGTACGGTCGAAGCGGTTCAGGTCGAACTGGACAAGTTCGGCGCACTTCTCGACGAAAGCGACGATTTGAAGCGTCTGGTTGCGAGCCCGGTGTTTTCTGCCGAGGATCAATTCAAGGCAATCAGCGCGATTTGCGAAAAGGCCGGCATCGCTGGTCTCGCTGTTAATTTCCTCAAGGTTGTTGCGAATAACCGCCGTCTCTTTGCCGTTCCCGGCATGATCCGCGCCTACCGCACCATTGCCGCCGCCCACCGCGGCGAAATCACCGCCGAGGTCACCTCGGCACATGCGCTCGACGAGGCGCAGGAAACTGAACTGAAAGCGGCGCTGAAGAGCGTTACCGGCAAGGATGTGGCGATTTCCGTTACCGTCGATCCTTCGATCCTCGGTGGCCTGATCGTCAAGGTCGGTTCGCGCCAGATCGATACGTCTCTTCGCACCAAACTTTCCACCCTTAAGCTTGCACTGAAAGAGGTTGGCTGA
- a CDS encoding phage infection protein, which translates to MEFYFPAEFGEQLAFGAAVVSAIIGLFFMFAPGLTLRAFGLQPAGERRDGYALARSSLAGFYLGLGAAALLLAQPMVYLAFGAAFGLSVFGGILSMLSDGGATMRNFLLLVVHFLLSALALSYVFGLV; encoded by the coding sequence ATGGAGTTTTATTTTCCGGCCGAATTCGGCGAGCAACTGGCCTTCGGCGCGGCGGTGGTATCAGCCATCATCGGCCTGTTTTTCATGTTTGCACCGGGGTTGACGCTTCGCGCCTTCGGTCTGCAGCCGGCTGGCGAGCGCAGGGATGGTTATGCGCTCGCGCGCTCGTCGCTTGCTGGCTTTTATCTCGGTCTCGGTGCTGCCGCGCTCCTTCTCGCCCAGCCCATGGTCTATCTCGCCTTTGGTGCGGCATTCGGCCTCAGCGTCTTCGGCGGCATTCTCTCCATGCTGTCGGATGGTGGCGCAACCATGCGGAATTTCTTACTTCTGGTTGTGCACTTTCTGCTGTCCGCACTCGCGTTGAGCTACGTCTTCGGGCTGGTCTGA
- a CDS encoding F0F1 ATP synthase subunit gamma, producing MPSLKDLKNRIASVKATQKITKAMKMVAAAKLRRAQEAAEAARPYSQRMSAVLANIATAVEADVAPALMTGTGKDDVHLLVVCTAERGLCGGFNSQIARFARDQARKLISEGKTVKIITVGKKGYDSLRREFASLIIERIELRDVKKVGFENADQIAKKVISLFNAGEFDVCTLIYSEFKSVISQIPTGLQLIPAATPVVEAAETTQTAVYEYEPDAASILEDLIPRNISVQVFRALLENVAGEMGAKMSAMDNATRNAGEMINKLTLSYNRQRQAQITKELIEIISGAEAL from the coding sequence ATGCCTTCACTAAAGGATCTGAAAAACCGCATTGCCTCCGTGAAGGCGACGCAGAAGATTACCAAGGCGATGAAAATGGTCGCCGCGGCGAAGCTTCGGCGCGCCCAGGAAGCTGCGGAGGCCGCCCGGCCTTATTCTCAGCGCATGAGCGCCGTTCTTGCCAACATCGCCACGGCGGTCGAGGCGGACGTTGCTCCGGCGCTGATGACCGGCACCGGCAAGGACGACGTGCATCTGCTCGTCGTCTGCACGGCTGAACGTGGTCTTTGCGGCGGTTTCAACTCGCAAATCGCCCGTTTTGCCCGCGATCAAGCCCGCAAGCTGATTTCCGAAGGCAAGACGGTCAAGATCATCACGGTCGGCAAGAAGGGTTACGACAGCCTTCGCCGCGAATTTGCATCGCTCATCATCGAGCGTATCGAACTGCGTGACGTGAAGAAGGTCGGCTTTGAAAACGCCGACCAGATCGCCAAGAAGGTGATCTCGCTCTTCAACGCGGGTGAATTCGACGTCTGCACGCTGATCTACTCGGAATTCAAGTCCGTCATCAGCCAGATCCCGACCGGCCTGCAGCTCATTCCGGCCGCAACGCCTGTTGTGGAAGCGGCTGAGACGACGCAGACCGCCGTCTACGAATATGAGCCGGATGCGGCTTCTATTCTGGAAGACCTTATTCCGCGCAACATTTCGGTTCAGGTTTTCCGGGCTCTGCTCGAAAACGTTGCCGGTGAAATGGGCGCCAAGATGAGCGCGATGGACAATGCAACGCGCAATGCCGGTGAGATGATCAACAAGCTGACGCTTTCCTATAACCGTCAGCGTCAGGCTCAGATCACCAAGGAACTCATTGAAATCATTTCGGGCGCGGAAGCGCTCTGA
- a CDS encoding F0F1 ATP synthase subunit epsilon, which translates to MADSFKFDLVSPERLLVSETVTEVVIPATLGEMTVLANHAPTMTTIKPGLVTVKFASGETHKYVVFGGFADILPTGCTLLAESAVSADDMSPDTLQKRIDAAKAEIQEGNHHHEHLTKLEKHLYELTNLHEVLVAA; encoded by the coding sequence ATGGCTGACAGTTTCAAATTCGATCTCGTTTCCCCGGAGCGTCTGCTCGTTTCCGAAACGGTTACGGAAGTCGTCATCCCGGCTACGCTGGGTGAAATGACCGTTCTGGCCAATCATGCGCCGACGATGACCACGATCAAGCCGGGTCTGGTGACGGTGAAGTTCGCCTCTGGCGAAACGCACAAATACGTCGTGTTCGGCGGTTTTGCCGATATTCTTCCGACAGGTTGCACGCTTCTCGCCGAATCCGCTGTTTCGGCTGACGATATGTCTCCTGATACGCTGCAGAAGCGCATCGATGCGGCCAAGGCCGAAATCCAGGAAGGCAATCATCACCACGAGCATCTTACCAAGCTTGAAAAGCACCTCTATGAGCTGACGAACCTGCATGAGGTTCTCGTCGCTGCTTGA
- a CDS encoding methyl-accepting chemotaxis protein, producing MLDAISRSQAVIEFDLKGNILTANRNFCMALGYDLAEIVGKHHRIFCDREIAASHAYQEFWESLARGEFQAKEYRRIRKDGSAVWIEASYNPVFRSGKPYKVVKIATDITAKRIKAVEDAGKLEALSRSQATIEFFPDGTIITANPNFCATVNYDLKEIEGKHHRMFCDPAYTASAAYANFWQRLASGEFISDEFVRYGKNGKEIWIQAAYNPVLDEAGKVVKVVKFATDVTPRMSAITVLADALQALAAGDLVQRLDTSFVPSMEKLRADFNEVVGKLQATMQTISHNASTIASGSGEIRIAADQLSQRTEQQAASLEETAAALEEITTTVTDASQRAAEAGKLVLRTREHAEHSGDVVQQAISAMDAISRSSGEITNIIGVIDDIAFQTNLLALNAGVEAARAGEAGKGFAVVAQEVRELAQRSAVAAKEIKSLINTSREQVANGVDLVGRTGGALRDIQSQMGEIDINVSAIVEASREQANGLKEINQAVNVMDQATQKNAAMVEETTAASHGLASEADNLYVLLRQFKISGDGQISSAQPIDKKAASISRLPTPQPRYATARAHGNAAAEWAEF from the coding sequence ATGCTCGATGCGATATCCAGATCGCAGGCGGTCATAGAATTCGATCTCAAGGGTAATATTCTCACCGCAAACCGCAATTTCTGCATGGCGCTGGGTTATGATCTCGCAGAAATCGTCGGCAAGCACCATCGCATCTTCTGCGACCGGGAGATTGCCGCATCGCACGCCTATCAGGAGTTCTGGGAATCTCTTGCGCGCGGCGAATTTCAGGCGAAGGAGTATCGCCGCATCCGCAAGGATGGATCAGCCGTCTGGATCGAAGCATCCTACAATCCTGTCTTCCGTTCGGGCAAACCCTACAAAGTCGTCAAGATCGCGACCGACATCACCGCCAAGAGGATCAAGGCCGTCGAAGATGCAGGCAAGCTGGAGGCGTTATCCCGCTCTCAGGCCACCATCGAGTTTTTCCCCGACGGTACGATCATCACCGCCAATCCGAACTTCTGCGCAACGGTGAACTACGACCTGAAGGAAATCGAGGGCAAACACCATCGCATGTTCTGTGATCCGGCCTATACGGCATCCGCGGCTTACGCCAATTTCTGGCAGCGGCTGGCATCGGGAGAGTTCATTTCGGACGAATTTGTCCGCTATGGAAAGAACGGCAAGGAAATATGGATCCAGGCCGCCTACAACCCGGTCCTGGATGAGGCGGGAAAAGTCGTGAAAGTGGTGAAATTCGCCACCGACGTGACCCCGCGCATGAGCGCCATTACTGTGCTTGCCGATGCTTTGCAGGCGCTGGCCGCGGGCGACCTCGTGCAGCGCCTCGACACCAGCTTCGTGCCCAGCATGGAGAAGCTGCGTGCGGACTTTAATGAGGTCGTCGGCAAGCTACAGGCCACCATGCAGACGATCTCCCACAATGCCTCGACAATCGCCTCCGGCTCGGGCGAAATCCGCATCGCCGCCGATCAACTTTCGCAACGCACCGAACAACAGGCGGCCTCGCTGGAAGAAACTGCGGCCGCTCTCGAAGAAATCACCACCACCGTGACCGATGCCAGCCAGCGTGCCGCCGAGGCGGGCAAGCTGGTGTTGCGGACGAGGGAACATGCCGAACATTCCGGCGACGTCGTTCAGCAGGCGATTTCCGCCATGGACGCGATTTCGCGTTCCTCCGGCGAAATCACCAATATCATCGGCGTGATCGACGACATCGCCTTCCAGACCAATCTTCTGGCGCTGAATGCAGGGGTCGAAGCCGCCCGCGCCGGGGAGGCCGGCAAGGGTTTTGCCGTTGTGGCGCAGGAAGTTCGCGAGCTGGCGCAACGCTCCGCCGTCGCGGCCAAGGAAATCAAATCGCTTATCAACACCTCCCGCGAACAGGTCGCCAACGGCGTCGATCTCGTCGGCAGAACCGGTGGGGCCTTGCGGGATATTCAGTCGCAGATGGGCGAAATCGATATCAATGTCTCGGCAATCGTCGAGGCATCGCGCGAACAGGCGAACGGGCTGAAGGAAATCAATCAGGCCGTCAACGTCATGGATCAGGCGACCCAGAAAAATGCCGCCATGGTGGAAGAAACCACTGCCGCCAGCCACGGCCTCGCCAGTGAGGCCGACAACCTCTATGTATTGCTGCGACAGTTCAAAATATCCGGCGACGGACAGATATCATCTGCCCAGCCCATCGATAAAAAAGCCGCCAGCATATCCCGGCTACCGACACCTCAGCCGCGATATGCCACGGCAAGGGCGCATGGCAATGCGGCAGCCGAATGGGCGGAATTCTAA
- the atpA gene encoding F0F1 ATP synthase subunit alpha, translating to MDIRAAEISAILKDQIKNFGNEAEVSEVGQVLSVGDGIARVYGLDNVQAGEMVEFPGGIRGMALNLEADNVGVVIFGSDRSIKEGDTVKRTGAIVDVPVGPELLGRVVDALGNPIDGKGPINAAKRSRVDVKAPGIIPRKSVHEPMSTGLKAIDALIPVGRGQRELVIGDRQTGKTAIILDTILNQKAIHDNGPDGDKLYCVYVAIGQKRSTVAQFVKVLEERGALQYSIIVAATASDPAPMQYLAPFAGCAMGEYFRDNGKHALIGYDDLSKQAVAYRQMSLLLRRPPGREAYPGDVFYLHSRLLERAAKLSDEMGAGSLTALPVIETQGNDVSAFIPTNVISITDGQIFLETDLFYQGIRPAVNVGLSVSRVGSAAQIKAMKQVAGSIKGELAQYREMAAFAQFGSDLDASTQRLLNRGARLTELLKQPQFSPLKTEEQVAVIFAGVNGYLDKIPVAQVGKFEQGFLSYLRSEGKAILDTIRTEKAISDDTKGKLKGALDNFAKSFS from the coding sequence ATGGATATCCGCGCCGCGGAAATTTCCGCAATTCTGAAAGATCAAATCAAAAATTTCGGCAACGAGGCGGAAGTCTCGGAAGTCGGTCAGGTGCTTTCCGTCGGTGACGGTATCGCCCGCGTTTATGGCCTCGACAATGTTCAGGCCGGCGAAATGGTCGAGTTTCCCGGCGGCATTCGCGGCATGGCGCTCAACCTCGAAGCCGACAACGTCGGTGTGGTTATCTTCGGCTCGGACCGTTCCATCAAGGAAGGCGACACCGTAAAGCGGACTGGCGCTATCGTTGACGTTCCCGTCGGTCCGGAACTGCTTGGCCGCGTCGTCGACGCGCTCGGCAACCCGATCGACGGCAAGGGCCCGATCAATGCCGCCAAGCGTTCGCGCGTTGACGTCAAGGCTCCCGGCATCATTCCGCGCAAGTCGGTCCATGAGCCGATGTCGACCGGCCTCAAGGCCATCGACGCGCTCATCCCGGTTGGCCGCGGCCAGCGCGAGCTCGTCATCGGCGACCGCCAGACCGGCAAGACCGCCATCATTCTCGACACGATCCTGAACCAGAAGGCCATTCACGACAATGGTCCTGACGGCGACAAGCTTTATTGCGTCTACGTCGCTATCGGTCAGAAGCGTTCGACCGTTGCCCAGTTCGTAAAGGTTCTGGAAGAACGCGGTGCGCTGCAGTACTCGATCATCGTTGCCGCAACGGCTTCCGATCCGGCTCCGATGCAGTACCTCGCTCCGTTTGCCGGTTGCGCCATGGGCGAATATTTCCGTGACAACGGCAAGCACGCTCTCATCGGTTACGACGACCTTTCCAAGCAGGCCGTTGCCTATCGTCAGATGTCGCTTCTGCTGCGTCGTCCTCCGGGCCGCGAAGCTTATCCGGGCGACGTTTTCTACCTTCACTCCCGTCTTCTCGAGCGCGCTGCAAAGCTCTCCGACGAAATGGGCGCTGGTTCGTTGACGGCACTGCCTGTTATCGAAACCCAGGGTAACGACGTTTCGGCCTTCATTCCGACCAACGTGATCTCGATCACCGACGGCCAGATCTTCCTCGAAACCGACCTGTTCTATCAGGGTATCCGTCCGGCTGTTAACGTCGGTCTGTCGGTTTCGCGTGTTGGTTCCGCCGCTCAGATCAAGGCGATGAAGCAGGTTGCCGGTTCGATCAAGGGTGAACTCGCCCAGTATCGCGAAATGGCTGCTTTTGCTCAGTTCGGTTCGGACCTTGACGCTTCCACGCAGCGCCTGCTTAACCGCGGTGCCCGCCTGACAGAGCTTCTGAAGCAGCCGCAGTTCTCTCCGCTCAAGACGGAAGAGCAGGTTGCGGTGATCTTCGCTGGTGTCAACGGTTACCTTGACAAGATTCCGGTCGCACAGGTCGGCAAGTTCGAGCAGGGTTTCCTCTCCTACCTCCGCTCGGAAGGTAAGGCGATCCTCGACACCATCCGCACGGAAAAGGCTATCAGCGACGATACCAAGGGCAAGCTCAAGGGCGCTCTTGATAACTTCGCCAAGTCTTTCTCTTAA
- the atpD gene encoding F0F1 ATP synthase subunit beta yields MAKAATPKKTAAVNGAGKVTQVIGAVVDVAFEGELPPILNALETQNNGNRLVLEVAQHLGENVVRTIAMDSTEGLVRGQSVADTGAPIEVPVGLETLGRIMNVIGEPVDEAGPIVTAKKRAIHQDAPSYVEQSTEGQILVTGIKVVDLLAPYAKGGKIGLFGGAGVGKTVLIMELINNVAKAHGGYSVFAGVGERTREGNDLYHEMIESNVNKLGGGEGSKAALVYGQMNEPPGARARVALTGLTIAENFRDEGQDVLFFVDNIFRFTQAGSEVSALLGRIPSAVGYQPTLATDMGQMQERITTTNKGSITSVQAIYVPADDLTDPAPATSFAHLDATTVLSRSIAEKGIYPAVDPLDSTSRMLDPMIVGEEHYEVARKVQSTLQRYKSLQDIIAILGMDELSEEDKLTVARARKIERFLSQPFFVAEVFTGSPGKLVALEDTIKGFKGLVNGEYDSLPEAAFYMVGSMEEAIEKAKKLTAEAA; encoded by the coding sequence ATGGCTAAGGCAGCTACCCCCAAGAAAACCGCAGCGGTGAACGGCGCGGGCAAGGTTACCCAGGTTATCGGCGCTGTTGTCGACGTGGCGTTCGAAGGCGAACTGCCTCCGATCCTGAACGCGCTCGAAACACAGAACAATGGCAACCGCCTCGTTCTGGAAGTCGCGCAGCATCTCGGCGAAAACGTCGTGCGCACGATCGCCATGGACTCGACCGAAGGTCTGGTTCGCGGTCAGTCCGTTGCTGACACGGGCGCACCGATCGAGGTTCCTGTTGGTCTGGAAACGCTCGGCCGCATCATGAACGTCATCGGCGAGCCGGTTGACGAAGCCGGTCCGATCGTAACGGCCAAGAAGCGCGCCATCCACCAGGACGCACCGTCTTACGTCGAGCAGTCGACGGAAGGCCAGATCCTCGTCACCGGCATCAAGGTCGTCGACCTTCTCGCTCCTTACGCCAAGGGCGGCAAGATCGGCCTCTTCGGCGGCGCCGGCGTGGGCAAGACGGTTCTCATCATGGAACTGATCAACAACGTCGCCAAGGCGCATGGTGGTTACTCGGTATTCGCCGGCGTGGGTGAGCGTACCCGCGAAGGCAACGACCTTTATCACGAAATGATCGAGTCGAACGTCAACAAGCTCGGTGGCGGCGAAGGCTCCAAGGCTGCGCTCGTGTACGGCCAGATGAACGAACCGCCGGGCGCCCGCGCTCGCGTCGCTCTGACCGGTCTGACGATCGCTGAAAACTTCCGTGATGAAGGCCAGGACGTTCTGTTCTTCGTGGACAACATCTTCCGCTTCACGCAGGCTGGTTCTGAAGTGTCGGCTCTGCTCGGCCGTATTCCTTCGGCCGTGGGTTACCAGCCGACGCTGGCAACCGACATGGGCCAGATGCAGGAACGCATCACCACCACGAACAAGGGTTCCATCACCTCGGTTCAGGCAATTTACGTTCCCGCCGACGACTTGACCGACCCGGCGCCGGCAACCTCGTTCGCGCATCTTGACGCAACGACGGTTCTGTCGCGTTCGATCGCTGAAAAGGGTATTTACCCGGCTGTTGACCCGCTCGACTCCACCTCGCGCATGCTCGACCCGATGATCGTCGGCGAGGAGCACTACGAAGTTGCCCGTAAGGTTCAGTCGACCCTGCAGCGCTACAAGTCTCTCCAGGACATCATCGCCATCCTCGGCATGGACGAACTGTCGGAAGAAGACAAGCTGACGGTTGCCCGCGCCCGCAAGATCGAGCGCTTCCTGTCGCAGCCGTTCTTCGTTGCTGAAGTCTTCACCGGTTCTCCGGGTAAGCTCGTCGCGCTCGAAGACACGATCAAGGGCTTCAAGGGCCTGGTCAACGGCGAATATGACAGCCTGCCGGAAGCAGCTTTCTACATGGTCGGTTCGATGGAAGAAGCCATCGAAAAGGCAAAGAAGCTGACTGCTGAAGCCGCCTGA
- the fdhD gene encoding formate dehydrogenase accessory sulfurtransferase FdhD produces the protein MIVVSVEASYRRVARTALREGTPATGERAVPEEVPVAFSYGGSTHAVMMASPADLIDFAVGFSLTEGIISMRSEIQAIEVVEAGQGYDVQVDLTDAEADALRARRRHMAGPVGCGLCGIESIEQAVRVVPDLSSVKSSVHGNDIVAAVKALNDAQTLNRETRAVHGAGFYNPREGLLAVREDVGRHNALDKLAGAVVNAGISAQMGIVAVTSRLSVEMVQKTAILGCPVLAAISAPTALAIETADRAGITLVALVRGEDFEIFTRADRIIL, from the coding sequence ATGATCGTCGTGTCGGTAGAAGCAAGTTATCGAAGGGTTGCCAGAACCGCTTTGCGAGAGGGCACGCCTGCCACAGGTGAGCGTGCCGTGCCGGAAGAGGTGCCGGTTGCCTTTTCTTACGGTGGCAGCACCCATGCCGTGATGATGGCCAGCCCTGCCGATCTTATCGATTTTGCCGTTGGCTTCAGCCTCACCGAGGGCATCATATCGATGCGTTCCGAAATCCAGGCCATTGAAGTGGTCGAGGCGGGGCAGGGTTACGATGTCCAGGTGGATTTGACGGATGCCGAGGCCGATGCGCTGCGGGCAAGACGACGGCATATGGCCGGCCCGGTTGGCTGCGGTCTCTGTGGCATTGAATCGATAGAGCAGGCGGTTCGTGTCGTGCCGGATTTGAGCAGCGTGAAATCGTCGGTCCACGGCAACGATATCGTTGCGGCTGTGAAAGCCCTGAACGATGCACAAACCCTCAATCGTGAAACAAGGGCTGTTCACGGTGCCGGGTTTTATAATCCGCGCGAGGGGCTTTTGGCCGTGCGCGAAGATGTCGGCCGCCACAATGCGCTCGATAAATTGGCCGGTGCGGTGGTGAATGCGGGCATTTCCGCGCAGATGGGTATTGTGGCGGTTACCAGCCGCCTGTCGGTGGAGATGGTGCAGAAGACGGCGATCCTCGGCTGTCCGGTTCTGGCCGCGATCTCCGCCCCCACGGCGCTCGCCATCGAAACTGCCGATAGAGCGGGTATCACGCTTGTTGCGTTGGTCCGGGGTGAAGACTTCGAGATCTTCACCCGTGCGGACCGTATTATTCTATAG